A DNA window from Arachis hypogaea cultivar Tifrunner chromosome 18, arahy.Tifrunner.gnm2.J5K5, whole genome shotgun sequence contains the following coding sequences:
- the LOC112771008 gene encoding myosin-12 isoform X1: MGTPVNIIVGSHVWVEDPEISWIDGVVTEIHGKNATIVTSNGRTVVAEISSIYPKDTEAPAAGVDDMTKLAYLHEPGVLHNLAIRFSLNEIYTYTGNILIAVNPFRRLPHLYDIHMMEQYKGAAFGELSPHLFAVADTCYRAMINESRSQSILVSGESGAGKTETTKMLMRYLAFMGGRSGTEGRTVEQQVLESNPVLEAFGNAKTVKNNNSSRFGKFVEIQFDKNGKISGAAIRTYLLERSRVCQVSDPERNYHCFYMLCSAPPEDVKKYKLGNPKQFHYLNQSNCYEVSNVDDAKEYLETRNAMDIVGINQEEQDAIFRVVAAILHLGNIDFVKGTEVDSSKLKDEKSLFHLRTAAELFMCDEKALEDSLCKRVIVTPDGNITKPLDPDSASLSRDALSKTVYSKLFDWIVDKINSSIGQDSNAVSIIGVLDIYGFESFKINSFEQLCINLTNEKLQQHFNQHVFKMEQEEYTKEEINWSYVEFVDNQDVLDLIEKKPGGIIALLDEACMFPKSTHETFAQKMYQTYKAHKRFSKPKLSRTNFTINHYAGDVTYQADYFLDKNKDYVVAEHQALLCASKCSFVANLFPPLPDETSKQSKFSSIGSQFKQQLQSLMETLNTTEPHYIRCVKPNTVLQPGIFENFNVLNQLRCGGVLEAIRISCAGYPTKRTFEEFLDRFGMLAPDVLDGSDEKKAAIAICDKMGLTGYQMGKTKVFLRAGQMAELDARRAEVLAKAARLIQRQIRTHLTRKEFITLRNATIHIQKIWRAKLARELYEYMRREAASIRIQKHVRAHRARMNYTSLQGCSIVIQSGMRALAARNEFRYRRQTKASIKLQTQWRRVQALSDYKQQKRAAIIFQCLWRARVARRELRKLRIAARDTGALKEAKDKLEKRVEELTWRLDIEKHMRVDLEEAKGQEIAKLQNTLQEIQGQLDEARAAIIHEREAAKLAIEQAPPVIKEVPVVDNTKLELLTNKNEELVTEVEELKKKIKEFEEKCSAIENENQARIKEAEEAQLKATQLQETIERLEVSLSNLETENQVLCQQALVESKNEDLSEEIKILKDQIANLESENERLRDQAETAAMEQKVHPDIIATNQEISADQHEQHIQQRIVADNVTPQIKNLDNGHLAEEECRGRKEPRAAAPFLTKQRSLTDRQQESYDALLKCLTVDKRFENNRPAVACIVYKALLHWRSFEAEKTHIFDKISHTIRSSIESQEGINDLAYWLSTTSTLLFYLQCTLKVSNTTKTVSRNRNSPATLFGKMAQGLRSSSLGIGISSGYSGMVDKHNDQSKVEAKYPAILFKQHLTAYVEKIYGMIRDSLKKEISPFLNLCIQAPRAIRTRSIRGSSRNIHSNILAKQQALHMHWKSIVNKLDEILGVLSDNYVPSMITGKIFSQVFSFMNVQLFNSLLLRRECCSFSNGEYLKAGLHELELWCLKATDQFAGSSWHELKQIRQAVGFLVLHQKAHKSLEEITNELCPVLSIPQIYRIGTMFWDDKYGSQGLSPEVISRMRVLMTEDSTSMPNNSFLLEVDSSIPFMMEEMFRSMSDIRLSDMEVDPPPILRQRSDFQFLLQHIESDSQ, encoded by the exons ATG GGAACGCCTGTGAATATCATCGTCGGATCACATGTTTGGGTTGAGGATCCTGAGATTTCATGGATTGATGGTGTGGTGACAGAAATCCATGGCAAAAATGCTACCATCGTTACTTCAAATGGAAGAACT GTGGTGGCAGAGATTTCGAGTATTTATCCGAAAGATACAGAAGCGCCAGCAGCAGGAGTTGATGACATGACAAAGCTGGCATACCTCCATGAGCCAGGAGTCCTTCATAACCTTGCCATTCGTTTTTCTCTTAACGAGATATAT ACATATACAGGGAATATCTTAATTGCAGTGAATCCTTTTCGACGACTGCCACACTTGTATGATATCCATATGATGGAGCAATACAAAGGAGCAGCATTTGGAGAGCTTAGCCCTCACCTTTTCGCCGTTGCCGACACCTGCTACAG GGCAATGATAAATGAAAGTAGAAGCCAGTCCATTCTGGTGAGTGGAGAGAGTGGAGCTGGTAAAACAGAAACCACCAAAATGTTAATGAGATATCTAGCATTCATGGGAGGAAGATCAGGTACGGAAGGAAGAACGGTAGAACAACAGGTTTTGGAG TCCAATCCAGTGTTAGAAGCATTTGGAAATGCCAAAACTGTCAAAAATAACAATTCAAG TCGTTTCGGCAAATTCGTAGAAATCCAATTCGACAAGAATGGGAAAATTTCTGGAGCTGCAATTCGAACATATCTCCTAGAAAGGTCACGAGTATGCCAAGTGTCCGACCCGGAGAGAAACTATCACTGCTTTTACATGCTTTGTTCAGCACCACCAGAG GATGTCAAGAAGTACAAGTTGGGGAATCCAAAGCAATTCCACTATCTTAATCAATCAAACTGTTATGAAGTTTCAAATGTAGATGATGCAAAAGAATACTTGGAGACCAGAAATGCAATGGATATTGTAGGAATCAACCAGGAAGAACAG GATGCTATCTTTCGTGTGGTCGCCGCAATCCTCCACCTTGGTAACATTGACTTTGTCAAAGGGACTGAAGTTGATTCTTCCAAACTGAAAGATGAAAAATCACTCTTCCACCTTCGGACAGCTGCAGAGTTGTTCAT GTGTGATGAGAAAGCATTAGAGGACTCACTTTGCAAGCGTGTCATTGTTACTCCTGATGGCAATATTACAAAACCACTCGACCCGGACTCGGCTTCTTTGAGCCGAGATGCTTTGTCAAAGACGGTTTACTCCAAACTGTTTGATTG GATTGTTGACAAGATTAACAGTTCAATTGGTCAAGACTCCAATGCAGTAAGCATAATAGGAGTCCTTGATATTTATGGGTTTGAGAGCTTCAAAATCAACAG TTTTGAGCAACTATGCATCAACCTAACGAACGAGAAGTTGCAACAACATTTCAACCAG CATGTATTCAAGATGGAGCAAGAAGAGTACACCAAAGAGGAAATCAATTGGAGCTATGTTGAATTTGTGGATAATCAAGATGTTCTTGATCTTATTGAGAAG AAACCTGGGGGAATAATTGCTCTTCTTGATGAAGCATG CATGTTCCCCAAGTCAACTCATGAGACTTTTGCACAAAAGATGTACCAGACATATAAAGCACACAAGCGCTTCAGCAAACCAAAACTTTCTCGGACAAACTTCACAATTAACCATTATGCTGGAGAT GTCACATATCAAGCAGATTATTTCCttgataaaaataaagattaCGTAGTAGCGGAGCATCAAGCTCTTTTATGTGCATCCAAGTGCTCATTTGTTGCAAATCTTTTCCCTCCTTTACCTGACGAAACATCAAAGCAATCAAAATTCTCTTCCATTGGTTCTCAGTTTAAG CAACAACTACAATCTCTCATGGAGACACTGAACACAACAGAACCACATTACATAAGGTGTGTGAAGCCAAATACAGTCTTGCAGCCAGGAATCTTTGAGAACTTCAATGTCCTAAATCAGTTAAGATGTGGA GGAGTACTTGAGGCGATAAGGATTAGTTGTGCCGGATATCCAACAAAAAGAACATTTGAAGAGTTCCTTGACCGTTTTGGAATGCTAGCTCCGGATGTCCTTGATGG GTCGGATGAGAAAAAGGCAGCTATTGCCATATGTGATAAGATGGGATTAACAGGCTACCAA ATGGGGAAAACAAAGGTATTCCTCAGAGCTGGACAGATGGCCGAATTAGATGCACGAAGAGCTGAAGTCTTAGCCAAAGCAGCAAGACTCATACAGAGACAAATCCGTACACATTTAACAAGAAAAGAGTTTATCACCTTGAGAAATGCTACAATTCATATCCAGAAAATTTGGAGAG CAAAACTTGCACGTGAACTCTATGAATATATGAGGCGAGAAGCAGCCTCAATCAGGATACAGAAGCATGTGCGTGCACATAGAGCAAGAATGAATTACACATCATTACAAGGATGTTCTATAGTAATTCAATCTGGAATGAGAGCATTAGCCGCACGAAATGAATTTAGGTACCGAAGACAAACGAAGGCTTCAATCAAACTTCAG ACACAATGGAGAAGAGTTCAAGCTCTTTCTGATTACAAACAACAAAAGAGAGCAGCTATTATATTTCAGTGTCTCTGGAGAGCCAGAGTAGCTAGAAGAGAGCTCAGAAAGCTTCGGATA GCTGCAAGGGATACTGGAGCACTTAAGGAAGCAAAGGACAAGTTGGAGAAGCGTGTTGAGGAGCTTACATGGAGATTAGACATCGAAAAACACATGAGG GTTGACCTTGAAGAAGCTAAAGGACAAGAGATTGCAAAACTACAAAACACTTTACAAGAAATACAAGGTCAGCTAGATGAAGCCCGCGCTGCAATTATTCATGAAAGAGAAGCAGCAAAACTAGCAATTGAGCAAGCACCACCAGTAATTAAAGAGGTTCCTGTTGTGGACAACACAAAGCTAGAGTTACTAACAAATAAAAATGAGGAGCTGGTG ACTGAAGTAgaggagttgaagaagaagattaaAGAATTTGAAGAAAAGTGCTCAGCAATTGAAAATGAGAATCAAGCTAGGATTAAAGAGGCAGAAGAAGCACAACTAAAAGCAACACAACTTCAAGAGACTATTGAAAG ATTGGAAGTGAGCCTGTCCAACCTCGAAACTGAAAATCAAGTGCTATGCCAGCAGGCATTGGTAGAATCAAAAAATGAAGATCTTTCTGAAGAGATCAAAAT CCTAAAGGATCAGATAGCAAACCTAGAATCAGAGAATGAACGCCTGCGGGACCAGGCAGAAACAGCTGCCATGGAGCAGAAAGTTCACCCAGATATAATAGCAACAAACCAGGAAATTTCTGCTGATCAACACGAACAACATATCCAACAAAGAATTGTAGCAGATAATGTGACTCCACAAATCAAG AATCTAGACAATGGACATCTAGCCGAGGAAGAATGCCGTGGAAGAAAA gAACCAAGAGCAGCTGCCCCCTTCCTTACAAAACAAAGATCACTCACAGACAGGCAGCAG GAAAGTTATGATGCACTGCTCAAGTGCCTTACCGTAGATAAGCGTTTCGAGAACAACAGACCAGCAGTTGCTTGTATTGTTTATAAAGCACTTCTTCATTGGAGATCCTTTGAAGCAGAGAAGACAcatatatttgataaaattagTCACACCATCCGATCATCTATAGAG AGTCAAGAAGGAATCAATGATCTAGCATATTGGCTTTCAACAACTTCaacacttctgttctatctgCAATGCACACTCAAGGTCAGCAACACAACTAAGACGGTGTCGCGCAATCGAAACTCCCCTGCCACTCTATTTGGAAAAATGGCACAG GGTTTACGTTCATCTTCattgggaattgggatttcaAGTGGTTATAGTGGAATGGTGGACAAGCACAATGACCAATCTAAAGTGGAAGCCAAGTACCCAGCAATTCTGTTTAAGCAACATTTGACTGCATATGTTGAGAAGATATATGGAATGATCCGTGACAGTTTAAAGAAGGAGATCAGCCCATTCTTGAATTTGTGTATTCAG GCACCAAGAGCCATAAGAACCAGATCAATAAGAGGGTCATCCAGAAACATCCATTCGAATATACTTGCAAAACAACAGGCACTGCACATGCACTGGAAAAGCATTGTCAACAAGCTAGATGAAATCTTGGGTGTACTGTCTGATAACTAT GTCCCTTCCATGATAACAGGGAAGATATTTAGTCAGGTTTTCTCATTCATGAATGTCCAACTCTTTAATAG TTTGTTGCTTCGTCGAGAGTGCTGCTCCTTTAGCAATGGAGAATATTTGAAGGCAGGTTTGCATGAGTTGGAACTGTGGTGCCTTAAAGCAACAGATCAG TTTGCTGGGTCATCTTGGCATGAACTCAAACAAATACGCCAAGCTGTCGGATTTCTG GTCTTGCATCAAAAGGCTCACAAATCTTTGGAAGAGATCACCAATGAACTCTGCCCG GTGTTAAGTATTCCACAAATATATCGTATTGGAACTATGTTCTGGGATGACAAGTATGGATCTCAGGGATTATCTCCAGAA GTCATAAGTAGAATGAGAGTACTTATGACAGAAGACTCGACAAGCATGCCCAATAACTCATTCCTTCTTGAAGTGGACTCcag CATACCATTCATGATGGAGGAGATGTTCAGGTCTATGAGTGACATCAGACTATCAGATATGGAAGTGGATCCACCACCAATCCTCAGGCAAAGGTCTGATTTCCAATTCTTGCTGCAACACATTGAAAGCGATTCTCAGTAA